From the Hordeum vulgare subsp. vulgare chromosome 1H, MorexV3_pseudomolecules_assembly, whole genome shotgun sequence genome, the window ACTATGAGGTGAGGGTCACTTGCAAAACAGGGGAACTGACGCATAAAACTGTACCTCCGTGTAATCATAAGCATTGGAATTTCCAGCTCTGGTGACGCCTAATTGTTGCATAGTACTATTCCCAGCTCTTGAGAGGCCTAATTGCTGCATGCCTCTACTAGCGTAGCTATCAGTAGGCATATGGTCATGATGAGAACGATGCGGCATATAATCAGCACCAGGACTAACAGGCAAGGGCATTTCTCTAGTAGGCAAGCGAGTAGATCCTGCATATCTGTCATAAGAAGCAGATGGTGGAGCGTCGCTAGCAAATGGACTTCCATTAGGATACGCTCTTCTTTTAGAGAAGTAATCTACTGAATCATGGGGTTTATTGTTTGGTCTCCCATATAGTGTATCATTGGCAGGTCTCCCATATGCTGTATCATTGGCTGGTCCCCCATATGGTGGATCATTGGCTGGTCTCCCATATAGTGGATCATTGGCAGGTCTTCCATATAGTGAATCACTGGCAAGCCCATATGGTTGATCAATGGCAAGCCGCCTTTGATATGGGGAATCATTAGCAGGCCttccataaggggtatcatgggcAAGCCTTCCATAAGGGGTATCATTGGCAAGCCTTCCATAAGGGGTATCATTGGCAAGCCTTCCATATGGGGGATTGACAGGTCTTCCATACTGTGTGAATTCCCTGCTAGGAAATATATCAGCAGGAGGACCATCAAAAGAGGAAATTCCATCTCTGAGGATCCTATCTCTAAGCCTCGAAGCAATCTCTGTGAGGGCTTCTCTTGCAATATCTGGTGACCCAGAAACCTGAAAGCTCGGAACACATGTAACAGCATAATAACAAGTCAAGAAACAAAAACATTAAAAAGGCAGGTATTGAAACAATATGGACAACTTAATGTAGATATGATTGAGTAAAAATCACCTGCACAAGCTCCTCGTTAAAAGATAAGTACTTTGGTTTATCTGCTTTCGAATAAACTCGGATTTCAGCCCCAATACGCCTTCTCATTTCAGTAATTACCTTCCCACCTTCCCCAAGAATACAACCAACTTTTTTTGATGGTACAACAAGTCTTGTAACCAATTTGTGCTCCTCAGAAGGTTCACTCTCCGAAGGTTCACTTACTTTGCTCGCACTTACTTTACTATGGAGCAAAATAAGTGCCTCAATTGTTGGGGATACTGGATCAGCCGGAATCTGGATTGAAAAAATACGTAGGAGTAAAACTGTGAGGACTCAATAGTGAAGATTGGTATGGTAAGGAGATGGCAATTTGAACAACCATCTACATCTTACCTCCTTGGATGAAATAACAATCAACCTTTCTCCAGAAGCATCTTTGTGCAATTCCTGAACCACAATGCGAGCACCAGTCTGCTGCTCTACCTGCCGAACATTTGCCCCGCTTCTGCCAATAACAGGCCCAATAAGCTCAGAAGCGCACAGAATTCTAATAGAGAACTCTTCTGGTTCAGGAACAGGATATTGCAATGGTCGGTTTCTGTATGGATCAAGCAAGGGCATTGGTGGCGGATGATCCACATGCAGGTGTGGCAACATGTGATTTTCATGTGGTATCGGTGGTGGGGACCCACGCTTCCTTTGTGTGCTTGCATCTATAATTTCTTCAAGAGGTGGATTTTCTTTACGAGGATGCATATGGAGACGAGTAGATATCTCGTAGAGAGCTTTTCTTACAAGAGAAGCTGCACCAGATATCTGAAATGATTCAAGCAATTACGCATCAATAGTATTCACGTCTAAATATAATAAAGCACACAAAAAGTGCATGTTGTACTGACAAATATCTTTTTAACTTAACTGGCAAATATCTTGGTAAACTATAATCTAAAAATAAACTACGTGATATATCAATTAAGCCATGCCAGATACCAAACTCTAAAATCCGATCATTTAGGAATTTAACAAGGAATATAAACATAATGGAAAACTTCTATAGTAAAACAAATTGATACAGCAGAGTAATGAATCCAAATCTAGCTAAATGAAACCAATACAAAAGTCCCTGGAGATCAATACAAGCAAAAGGCATTACAAGCCGGAACACAACACAGCAAAGGATATTTTGCTACTAAAACAAATTTACCTGCACCAATTCATCACTCTTAAGTGCGCACTGAGGAAGGTTTTCGGATGGTAAGACACGGATCCCTGCGCCAGTATCATTTCGCAGTTGTTGTATAATAGAGCCGCCCTTTCCTAGCAGGCAGCCAACTTGATTGCCTGGAACCAAAATTCGAGCAGTCACATGACCAGCAGTTTCAGAATTCTCACAGATAACTCCATCGTTGGGATCTTCATCAGCAGCAATCTTATCATGTATCTTCAACAATGCATCTTGAGCAAAACAATGGGGCTTCATGTTCTCTAAGCCATCAATATTATTTTGAATAGCTTCAACAGCTTGTTTGGAGTTATTTTGGTAATCAAATATAATAATTACTCTCTCATCTGCACCAGGAATAGAATCAGCAACCCGTATCTTTGCTTTAGTCTCATCTCTAAGGGCGTTAACAACATGACCACCTCTCCCCAAGATACCGCCTATCTTGTTTCCTGGGCACAATATCCTGTAAACGGTTTCTATTGGCTGAGAGGACATAGGTCCGTCATCCTGCCTGTAGTTTAGCCGTTTCCTCTTTCCATCATCAGAATTGAAACGAGTCCTCTTTTTGGAAGTACTTGGATTGTGTCTTCTAGAGTTATCCATCAGTCTGCATAAAAAAAGGCCCATCAATATAAAGAAACTGTAAAGTAGCACGGAAGGTGTGGGGCACCCTCGATTCCATTACTCCATTAGCTGTCTGATTATGACACATGTATAACCTTCTTGCTTGTGCGTACCTCAAAATTGAGAAATTACTGATAAATGCTTATGTTGCTAGGCCTACGGTAAACTGCTGTAGGTTGTTTACAAGTGCAAGAAAAGGTATATATTTTTGTAGTCAAATGACTGTTTTCAGGTAGGTTATCAGATTCAAATCTATTAACTGTACTAAACTAGTAAGATCCTCACGGTTTCATCCAGAGCTCCCGCCTACTGTATTTCATTCAAATGAAACACTGCCAAAATGTAATTGGCACAAATAAACGTGGCGCATGTAACACTGCATAAACGGAGTATTAATCAGGAGTACTTTGGAGTTTGGAGTGCAAATCCAGTGTAAGAATTAGTCATAGTATATATCAAAGTGGCAAAAGGACATGTAATTTGAACGAATAACGAAAGCTAGCACTCAAAGATGAAATATACAGAGGGCATAATGGTGATAAATGACTTAACATCGTAACATAGCTTTGCAAGGGAAAGGTAAAACGGCATAAAATTTAACCAACCATAATTTCATAGAGATCATCAGTAcacaatcataattctgtcagttTATGGATGCAAAGATGTCCTAGCTTTAGAATGATAAAAGGATTGTTAGGCAACTGGAAAGATAAGGCTTGAATCTATAGTATATACTCCTAGTAAGGCCAAATATCCCTAGCAAGCAAAAAAAGGCATCCTAGCATATGGGACTTGCAGCAGCTCCATGTGAAGTGAAATCTGCAGTAACTTGGCTTTGCATCCATAAGTGGCAAAAAAGAATTGATAGTGATAATAATAGCATGTCAGCCCGCCACATACAGCGACATGCCAAATTCACTAACACATAACCAAATAAGCAAACAGGTGCGCCAAATTGACCTAGCCCTTTTTCAGCACGCTTACATA encodes:
- the LOC123432196 gene encoding KH domain-containing protein At4g18375-like; this translates as MDNSRRHNPSTSKKRTRFNSDDGKRKRLNYRQDDGPMSSQPIETVYRILCPGNKIGGILGRGGHVVNALRDETKAKIRVADSIPGADERVIIIFDYQNNSKQAVEAIQNNIDGLENMKPHCFAQDALLKIHDKIAADEDPNDGVICENSETAGHVTARILVPGNQVGCLLGKGGSIIQQLRNDTGAGIRVLPSENLPQCALKSDELVQISGAASLVRKALYEISTRLHMHPRKENPPLEEIIDASTQRKRGSPPPIPHENHMLPHLHVDHPPPMPLLDPYRNRPLQYPVPEPEEFSIRILCASELIGPVIGRSGANVRQVEQQTGARIVVQELHKDASGERLIVISSKEIPADPVSPTIEALILLHSKVSASKVSEPSESEPSEEHKLVTRLVVPSKKVGCILGEGGKVITEMRRRIGAEIRVYSKADKPKYLSFNEELVQVSGSPDIAREALTEIASRLRDRILRDGISSFDGPPADIFPSREFTQYGRPVNPPYGRLANDTPYGRLANDTPYGRLAHDTPYGRPANDSPYQRRLAIDQPYGLASDSLYGRPANDPLYGRPANDPPYGGPANDTAYGRPANDTLYGRPNNKPHDSVDYFSKRRAYPNGSPFASDAPPSASYDRYAGSTRLPTREMPLPVSPGADYMPHRSHHDHMPTDSYASRGMQQLGLSRAGNSTMQQLGVTRAGNSNAYDYTEAAGQMHGREDYQRAADVTGYSSSSVELRIPNSSLESVVGAGGVNLAEIRQISGARMKLLEARPGSSESIMEIQGMAHQVRVAQSLLQGFIGANSQSAQPSQSSRDLYPVWN